In Vibrio marisflavi CECT 7928, the following are encoded in one genomic region:
- a CDS encoding gamma-glutamyl-gamma-aminobutyrate hydrolase family protein, translated as MSNQHSPIIGIVTCSKNLGGYSIQAVNESYIDAVEQFSGTPILLPSAAGIGHLNEFLDMCDGFLFTGSHSNVEPSRYNAAHDESYLDRARDELALNLIRASVDANKPCFGICRGFQEMNVALGGTLEPCVHEAGYNDHRENPTEDMSEKYSASHSVIVQEKGIFASWLSDSKEFDNNDCLVEVNSLHNQGIKHLASNLSIEAKAFDGLVEAFSLPDHKYFIGVQWHPEWNPIHNSFSQLLFKKFIMAASNNN; from the coding sequence ATGAGTAATCAACATTCTCCAATCATTGGAATCGTGACTTGTTCAAAAAACTTAGGTGGCTACTCGATTCAAGCTGTGAACGAGTCTTATATTGACGCTGTTGAGCAGTTCTCAGGTACACCGATTTTACTGCCCAGTGCAGCTGGTATTGGTCATTTAAACGAATTTCTTGATATGTGTGACGGTTTCCTATTCACCGGTAGCCACTCAAATGTTGAACCTAGTCGCTATAACGCTGCTCATGATGAGTCTTATTTAGATAGAGCGAGAGATGAATTAGCACTGAATTTAATTCGTGCATCTGTCGATGCCAATAAACCTTGTTTTGGCATTTGTCGTGGATTTCAAGAAATGAATGTTGCGCTTGGTGGAACATTGGAGCCGTGTGTTCATGAGGCTGGTTACAATGATCACCGTGAAAACCCAACAGAGGATATGAGTGAAAAATATTCGGCATCTCATTCTGTCATTGTGCAAGAAAAAGGCATATTTGCCAGCTGGTTGTCTGACTCGAAAGAATTTGACAACAACGATTGCTTGGTTGAAGTGAACTCTTTGCACAACCAGGGCATAAAACACCTAGCGTCAAACTTATCAATTGAAGCCAAAGCATTTGATGGACTTGTAGAGGCATTCAGCTTGCCTGATCACAAATATTTTATAGGTGTGCAGTGGCACCCAGAATGGAACCCAATTCACAATTCGTTCTCTCAGCTTTTGTTCAAAAAATTTATTATGGCTGCGTCGAATAACAACTAG
- a CDS encoding glutamine synthetase family protein: MDSFLQEVATFKKSWPNVEHIDLVFTDINATPRGKRIPIESLEKLSKGVALPLSTISLDTKGNVVETAGLGEDLGEPDHLCFPITNTLIPTSNPSVGQILLTMTDDNISTPHPLLARTIVENMLDELKERGQYPVIAMELEFYLIDKKRGPNGELQTAVNPSKNIRETETEVYHLDGLDDYAEFLQELNSLAVIQKLNTSGALSESAPGQFEINFNHSENVLKACDDIIFAKRLIRQIANKHGFDATFMAKPFHDQAGSGQHVHISLLNANGRNLFSNLDGSSSELFYQTISAMLAQARGTMALLCPNVNSYRRFIPGAYVPTTANWGENHRGVALRVPISDAKNRRIEHRIAGADVNPYLLVATVLGGVLSSPNYLASQCPPSLNEPAQHLPTRMPEALTALDSSELPEQFSRDFIDLYLACKRSELADFERVVTPLEIDWMLHSA, from the coding sequence GTGGATTCATTCTTACAAGAAGTGGCTACTTTTAAAAAGAGTTGGCCCAATGTAGAGCATATCGATCTGGTTTTTACAGACATCAATGCAACTCCTAGAGGAAAACGGATACCCATCGAATCGCTAGAAAAACTCTCAAAAGGTGTCGCGCTTCCACTCTCTACTATTTCTCTGGATACCAAAGGTAACGTCGTAGAAACTGCCGGGCTAGGTGAAGATTTAGGAGAACCCGATCATTTGTGCTTCCCCATCACAAACACCTTGATCCCAACGTCAAACCCGAGTGTTGGTCAAATTCTGCTTACGATGACTGATGACAATATATCTACACCACACCCTCTTCTAGCCCGAACCATCGTAGAAAATATGCTTGACGAATTGAAAGAGCGAGGCCAATACCCTGTTATCGCAATGGAGCTAGAGTTTTACTTGATAGACAAAAAGCGAGGACCAAACGGGGAATTGCAAACAGCAGTTAACCCTAGCAAGAATATTCGAGAAACAGAAACTGAAGTTTATCATTTAGATGGGCTCGATGATTACGCAGAGTTCTTGCAAGAGCTCAATAGCTTAGCAGTAATTCAGAAACTCAATACTTCAGGTGCACTGTCTGAATCTGCCCCTGGTCAATTTGAGATAAACTTTAATCACTCTGAGAACGTGCTAAAAGCCTGTGACGATATTATTTTCGCAAAGAGATTGATTCGACAAATAGCCAACAAACATGGCTTCGATGCAACCTTTATGGCAAAACCATTTCATGATCAAGCAGGAAGTGGACAACATGTACACATCAGCTTACTCAACGCGAACGGTCGCAATTTATTCTCGAACTTAGACGGATCTTCCAGCGAACTATTTTATCAAACAATTTCAGCTATGCTTGCTCAGGCACGTGGCACTATGGCGCTGCTTTGCCCAAATGTAAATTCGTATCGCCGTTTTATCCCCGGAGCCTATGTTCCAACAACAGCAAACTGGGGAGAAAATCACCGTGGCGTCGCCCTACGTGTACCAATCAGCGACGCAAAGAATCGTAGAATTGAGCACCGAATCGCTGGCGCTGATGTTAATCCATACCTGTTGGTGGCTACTGTTTTGGGCGGAGTACTGTCAAGCCCAAATTATTTGGCGTCTCAGTGTCCACCATCGCTCAATGAACCAGCACAACACCTACCCACTAGAATGCCAGAAGCACTTACAGCACTCGATAGTAGTGAGTTACCAGAGCAGTTTTCTCGTGACTTCATTGATTTATATCTTGCATGCAAACGCAGTGAACTTGCCGACTTTGAACGAGTCGTTACGCCACTAGAAATAGATTGGATGCTTCACTCGGCTTAA